From Brachionichthys hirsutus isolate HB-005 chromosome 16, CSIRO-AGI_Bhir_v1, whole genome shotgun sequence, a single genomic window includes:
- the txn2 gene encoding thioredoxin, mitochondrial isoform X2, whose product MPQMAQRFLWRRIWTLSTKDVRCLPASTAATPSSSFSASLKPPAARPSFLSPSHAAPRCPPHTSSHRGVSFNVQDDKDFAERVINSQLPVLIDFHACWCGPCKILGPRLEKAIGKQKGRVAMAKVDIDEHTDLAIKYGVTAVPTVIGMRGGKVVGEFVGLKDDTDLDSFVNRIIGI is encoded by the exons ATGCCACAGATGGCTCAAAGGTTTCTCTGGCGTAGAATTTGGACGCTTTCTACCAAAGATGTCCGCTGCCTCCCAGCATCCACTGCCGCTACTCCCAGCTCCTCTTTCTCCGCTTCCCTGAAGCCCCCCGCCGCCCGGCCGTCCTTCCTGTCCCCCTCGCACGCTGCGCCCCGCTGTCCTCCGCACACCTCCTCGCATCGTGGAGTGTCTTTCAACGTTCAGGATGATAAGGACTTCGCAGAGAGAGTCATCAACAGCCAACTTCCCGTGCTGATCGACTTCCACGCATG CTGGTGTGGTCCCTGTAAGATCCTCGGGCCGAGGTTGGAGAAGGCGATTGGAAAACAGAAAGGccgtgttgccatggcgaaAGTTGACATAGACGAACACACGGACCTGGCGATTAAATATGGG GTGACTGCCGTCCCAACGGTCATCGGCATGAGGGGGGGCAAAGTCGTCGGCGAGTTCGTGGGGCTTAAAGACGACACTGACCTGGACTCGTTTGTCAACCGAATCATTGGAATATAA
- the txn2 gene encoding thioredoxin, mitochondrial isoform X1, whose translation MAQRFLWRRIWTLSTKDVRCLPASTAATPSSSFSASLKPPAARPSFLSPSHAAPRCPPHTSSHRGVSFNVQDDKDFAERVINSQLPVLIDFHACWCGPCKILGPRLEKAIGKQKGRVAMAKVDIDEHTDLAIKYGVTAVPTVIGMRGGKVVGEFVGLKDDTDLDSFVNRIIGI comes from the exons ATGGCTCAAAGGTTTCTCTGGCGTAGAATTTGGACGCTTTCTACCAAAGATGTCCGCTGCCTCCCAGCATCCACTGCCGCTACTCCCAGCTCCTCTTTCTCCGCTTCCCTGAAGCCCCCCGCCGCCCGGCCGTCCTTCCTGTCCCCCTCGCACGCTGCGCCCCGCTGTCCTCCGCACACCTCCTCGCATCGTGGAGTGTCTTTCAACGTTCAGGATGATAAGGACTTCGCAGAGAGAGTCATCAACAGCCAACTTCCCGTGCTGATCGACTTCCACGCATG CTGGTGTGGTCCCTGTAAGATCCTCGGGCCGAGGTTGGAGAAGGCGATTGGAAAACAGAAAGGccgtgttgccatggcgaaAGTTGACATAGACGAACACACGGACCTGGCGATTAAATATGGG GTGACTGCCGTCCCAACGGTCATCGGCATGAGGGGGGGCAAAGTCGTCGGCGAGTTCGTGGGGCTTAAAGACGACACTGACCTGGACTCGTTTGTCAACCGAATCATTGGAATATAA
- the LOC137905364 gene encoding myosin-9-like, whose translation MSAADQFLYVDRNPVTNPLAQADWATKKLVWVPSERLGFEAGSVKEERGDECLVELADSGKKIKVNKDDIQKMNPPKFSKVEDMADLTCLNEASVLHNLKERYYSGLIYTYSGLFCVVINPYKNLPIYSEEIVEMYKGKKRHEMPPHIYAITDTSYRSMMQDREDQSILCTGESGAGKTENTKKVIQYLAHVACSHKTKKDQSSLTLSHGELEKQLLQANPILEAFGNAKTVKNDNSSRFGKFIRINFDVNGYIVGANIETYLLEKSRAIRQAKDERAFHMFYYLLTGAGGKLRDELLLENYSGYRFLSNGNVTIPGQQDKDLFMETLGAMQIMGISEEEQIGMLKVVASVLQLGNLHFKKERHTDQASMPDNTAAQKVSHLMGMNVTDFTRAILSPRIKVGRDYVQKAQTQEQAEFAVEALAKATYERMFRWLVMRINKALDKTKRQGASFIGILDIAGFEIFELNSFEQLCINYTNEKLQQLFNHTMFILEQEEYQREGIEWSFIDFGLDLQPCIDLIEKPASPPGVLALLDEECWFPKATDKSFVEKVLLEQGTHPKFYKPKKLSDEADFCIIHYAGKVDYKADEWLMKNMDPLNDNVATLLNTSTDKFVCELWRDVDRIVDLEKVTGMAEIHGASRTRKGMFRTVGQLYKEQLSKLMATLRNTNPNFVRCIIPNHEKKAGKLDPHLVLDQLRCNGVLEGIRICRQGFPNRIVFQEFRQRYEILTPNAIPKGFMDGKQACERMIRSLDLDPNLFRIGQSKVFFRTGVLAQLEEERDMKITDIIISFQAWCRGYLARKAFAKRQQQLTAMKVIQRNCAAYLKLRNWQWWRLFTKVKPLLQVSRQEEEMLAKDEELNKVKEKILYTEQRLWDMEEKHQQMNAEKMALQEQLQAETELCAETEEMRARVTAKKQEMEEILHDVEARLEEEEERTAHFLSEKKKMQQNIGDLEQQLDEEEAARQKLQLEKVTLDAKMKKIEEDVMILDDQNNKLNKEKRLLDDRVSEFSTNLSEEEEKSKSLQKLKTKHEAMITDLEDRLRREEKVRQELEKNRRKLDGDFTEVQDQISELRAQIAELRAQLAAKEEELQRALGRVEEEAAQKNLAQKKVRELEAHLSELEEDLELEKQGRLKAEKHRRDLGEELEALKSELEDTQDSTAAQQELRAKRETEMVQLKKTLEDEAKLHEYQVAEMRQKHCQSFDELNEQLEQAKRNKVSMEKAKQAIESERNELSIELQTLMQGKGDSEHRRKKAESQVQELQIKLGESDRQRTELAEKLSKTQNELDGVNIVLSDVEGKSIKATKDCSAVESQLQDVQELLQEETRQKLSHSTRLRQLEEDNNNLREQLEEEEEAKRNAEKQFVTFQTQLNDLRKKAEQDAGYLENTEEVKKKSQRDLEATNMRLEEKCSAYEKLDKTKTRLQQELDDMVIDQDHLRQIVSNLEKKQKKFDQMLAEEKNISGRYAEERDRAEADAREKETRALALTRELDTVMDIKEEVDRNNKLLRAEMEDLVSSKDDVGKNVHELEKSKRSMDQQLEEMRTQLEELEDELQATEDAKLRLEVNMQALKAQFDRDLAGRDEMGEEKKRSLIKQVREMEMELEDERKQRSAAVAARKKLELDSKELEAGIDMSNKTRDEALKQLKKLQAQMKDLIRELDDARMSREDILSQSRESEKKLKAMETDMLQMQEELAAADRVKRQSQQERDELQDEIGNQAAKSAQAAEERRRLDARIGQLEEELEEEQCNTELTNDRLKKAMLQADQMSVELAGERSASQRVEGARSQLERQNKELKLKLQELEGTIKSKYKANMTTLEAKIAQLEEQLDMETRERQGATKLVRRTEKKLKEVILQVDDERRNTEQHKDQVDKLNSRMKQLKRQLEEAEEEAQRANANRRKMQRELEDVTESADAMNREVSSLKSKLRRDMPYTVRRFPRPGIESDEESEPRSEASEPKPE comes from the exons ATGTCTGCTGCAGACCAATTCCTGTATGTGGACCGTAATCCGGTCACCAATCCACTGGCACAGGCGGACTGGGCCACCAAGAAGCTGGTGTGGGTGCCCTCCGAGCGCCTGGGCTTTGAGGCTGGCTCCGTGAAGGAGGAGCGTGGAGATGAGTGTTTGGTTGAATTGGCAGACTCTGGCAAGAAGATCAAGGTGAACAAAGACGACATCCAGAAGATGAACCCGCCCAAGTTCAGCAAGGTGGAGGACATGGCCGATCTCACCTGCCTGAACGAAGCCTCCGTGCTGCACAACCTGAAGGAGAGATACTACTCGGGGCTCATATAT ACGTACTCTGGTCTCTTCTGTGTCGTCATAAACCCTTACAAGAACCTTCCCATCTACTCGGAGGAGATTGTTGAGATGTACAAGGGCAAGAAAAGGCATGAAATGCCGCCCCACATCTACGCCATTACTGACACGTCTTACAGAAGCATGATGCAGG ATCGTGAAGACCAGTCCATTCTTTGCAC AGGAGAGTCTGGTGCTGGTAAGACGGAGAACACCAAGAAAGTGATCCAGTATCTGGCTCATGTGGCCTGCTCTCACAAGACCAAGAAAGATCAG AGCAGCTTGACCCTGTCACAT GGGGAGTTGGAGAAGCAACTGCTCCAGGCTAACCCCATCCTAGAGGCCTTCGGAAATGCCAAGACGGTCAAAAACGACAACTCTTCCCGATTT GGAAAATTCATCAGGATCAACTTTGATGTCAATGGCTACATCGTTGGTGCCAATATTGAAACTT ATCTGTTGGAGAAATCCCGTGCCATTCGGCAGGCCAAAGACGAGCGGGCTTTTCATATGTTCTACTACCTGCTCACGGGGGCTGGCGGAAAACTGCGGG ATGAACTCCTCCTGGAAAATTACAGTGGCTACCGCTTCCTCTCCAATGGGAATGTTACAATTCCTGGGCAACAGGACAAGGACTTGTTCATGGAGACGTTGGGGGCCATGCAAATTATGGGTATTTCAGAGGAAGAGCAGATCG GCATGCTGAAAGTCGTCGCCTCTGTGCTGCAGCTCGGGAACTTGCACTTCAAGAAGGAGCGCCACACGGACCAAGCTTCCATGCCTGATAACACAG CTGCCCAGAAGGTGAGCCACCTTATGGGCATGAATGTCACCGACTTCACTCGGGCCATCCTGTCGCCCAGGATCAAGGTGGGCAGAGACTACGTCCAGAAGGCCCAGACCCAGGAGCAAGCGGAGTTCGCCGTGGAAGCCCTGGCCAAGGCCACTTATGAGAGGATGTTCCGCTGGCTCGTCATGAGGATCAACAAAGCCCTGGACAAGACTAAGAGACAAGGAGCCTCTTTCATCGGCATTCTAGACATCGCTGGGTTTGAGATCTTTGAg CTGAACTCCTTCGAGCAGCTGTGCATCAACTACACCaacgagaagctgcagcagctcttcaACCACACCATGTTCatcctggagcaggaggagtacCAGCGGGAGGGCATCGAGTGGAGCTTCATCGACTTCGGCCTGGACCTGCAGCCCTGCATCGACCTCATTGAGAAGCCT GCCAGTCCTCCTGGTGTCCTCGCCCTGCTGGACGAGGAGTGCTGGTTTCCTAAAGCCACCGACAAAAGCTTTGTGGAGAAGGTTCTCCTGGAGCAGGGCACTCACCCCAAGTTCTATAAGCCTAAGAAACTGTCGGATGAAGCCGATTTCTGTATCATCCACTATGCTGGCAAG GTGGACTACAAAGCTGATGAGTGGCTGATGAAGAACATGGACCCCTTGAACGACAACGTGGCGACCCTCCTCAACACTTCCACTGACAAGTTTGTGTGTGAGCTCTGGAGGGACG TGGACCGCATTGTGGATCTGGAGAAGGTGACCGGCATGGCGGAGATACACGGGGCATCGAGGACGCGCAAGGGCATGTTCCGCACTGTGGGCCAGTTGTACAAAGAGCAGCTGTCCAAACTCATGGCGACTTTGAGGAACACAAACCCCAACTTTGTTCGTTGCATCATCCCCAACCACGAGAAAAAG GCTGGTAAACTGGATCCCCACCTCGTTCTGGACCAGCTGAGGTGTAACGGCGTGCTGGAGGGCATCCGTATCTGCAGACAGGGCTTCCCCAACCGCATCGTCTTCCAGGAGTTCAGACAGAG GTATGAAATCCTCACTCCGAACGCCATTCCCAAAGGCTTCATGGATGGGAAACAGGCCTGTGAGCGGATG ATCAGAAGCCTGGATCTGGATCCCAACCTGTTCCGGATTGGGCAAAGTAAAGTGTTCTTCAGGACGGGAGTCCTTGCTcaactggaggaggagcgggacaTGAAGATCACggacatcatcatcagtttcCAGGCCTGGTGCAGGGGCTACTTGGCTCGCAA GGCTTTCGCTaagagacagcagcagctgactgCAATGAAGGTGATCCAGAGGAACTGTGCTGCTTACCTCAAACTCAGGAACTGGCAGTGGTGGAGACTCTTCACCAAG GTTAAGCCTTTGCTGCAAGTcagcaggcaggaggaggagatgctggCCAAGGACGAGGAGCTGAATAAGGTGAAGGAGAAGATCTTGTATACTGAGCAGCGGCTCTGGGATATGGAGGAAAAACATCAGCAG ATGAATGCTGAGAAGATGGCCTTGCAGGAGCAGCTCCAAGCAGAAACGGAGCTGTGTGCCGAGACCGAGGAGATGAGAGCCCGCGTGACTGCCAAGaagcaggagatggaggagatccTTCATGATGTGGAGGCCcggttggaggaggaggaagagcggacTGCTCATTTCttgtcagagaaaaaaaaaatgcagcaaaatatTGGA GActtggagcagcagctggatgaagaggaggcagccAGACAGAAGCTCCAACTGGAGAAGGTCACCTTGGATGCCAAGATGAAGAAGATCGAAGAGGATGTTATGATCCTAGATGATCAGAACAACAAACTTAACAAG GAGAAAAGGTTACTGGACGACAGGGTTTCTGAGTTCTCCACCAAcctgtcggaggaggaggagaaatccaAGAGTCTGCAGAAACTCAAGACCAAGCATGAAGCCATGATCACCGACCTGGAGG ACCGCTTGCGCAGAGAGGAGAAGGTGCGACAGGAGCTGGAAAAGAACCGGCGCAAACTGGACGGTGATTTCACCGAGGTTCAGGACCAGATCTCCGAGCTCCGGGCCCAGATCGCTGAGCTCCGGGCCCAACTTGCTGCCAAAGAGGAAGAACTCCAGAGAGCTCTGGGAAG GGTTGAGGAGGAAGCGGCGCAGAAGAACCTGGCCCAGAAAAAGGTCCGTGAGCTTGAGGCACACCTCTCCGAACTGGAGGAAGATTTAGAGCTGGAGAAGCAGGGCCGCCTGAAGGCGGAGAAGCACCGCAGGGACCtgggagaggagctggaggccctGAAGTCTGAGCTGGAGGACACGCAGGACTCCACTGCTGCTCAGCAAGAACTCAG AGCCAAGCGCGAGACGGAGATGGTTCAACTTAAAAAGACTTTAGAGGATGAGGCCAAGCTTCACGAGTACCAGGTGGCTGAAATGAGACAGAAGCATTGCCAGTCCTTCGATGAGCTCAACGAGCAGCTGGAGCAGGCCAAGCGG AACAAAGTGTCCATGGAGAAGGCCAAGCAGGCCATCGAGTCCGAGAGGAACGAGCTCTCCATTGAGCTGCAGACACTGATGCAGGGCAAAGGAGACTCCGAGCATCGCAGGAAGAAGGCTGAAAGCCAGGTCCAGGAACTGCAGATCAAACTGGGGGAGAGCGATCGCCAGAGGACGGAACTGGCTGAGAAGCTGTCCAAAACGCAG AATGAACTGGACGGCGTGAACATCGTGCTCAGCGACGTGGAGGGCAAATCCATCAAGGCAACGAAAGACTGCAGTGCTGTCGAGTCCCAGCTGCAGGACGTCCAG GAGCTCCTGCAGGAAGAGACGCGCCAGAAACTGTCTCATAGCACTCGTCTGAGGCAACTGGAGgaggacaacaacaacctccgggagcagctggaagaggaggaagaagcaaaGAGAAATGCGGAGAAGCAGTTTGTGACTTTTCAGACTCAG CTTAATGATTTGAGGAAGAAGGCTGAGCAGGATGCTGGTTACCTGGAGAACACCGAGGAGGTTAAGAAGAAGTCTCAACGGGACCTGGAGGCAACAAACATGCGTCTGGAGGAGAAATGTTCTGCCTACGAGAAGCTGGACAAAACCAAGACGCGTCTCCAGCAGGAGTTGGACGACATGGTCATAGACCAGGATCACCTGCGCCAGATCGTCTCCAacctggagaagaagcagaagaagttTGACCAG ATGTTGGCCGAGGAGAAGAACATTTCTGGTCGCTACGCCGAAGAGCGTGACCGAGCCGAGGCCGACGCCCGCGAGAAGGAGACCCGCGCTCTGGCGTTAACCCGCGAACTGGACACTGTGATGGACATCAAGGAGGAAGTGGACCGCAACAACAAACTGCTGCGGGCTGAAATGGAGGACCTGGTGTCCTCAAAGGACGACGTTGGCAAGAAC GTGCACGAGCTGGAGAAGTCCAAACGTTCGATGgatcagcagctggaggagatgaggactcagctggaggagctggaggacgagcTGCAGGCCACAGAGGACGCCAAACTCCGTCTGGAAGTCAACATGCAGGCCTTGAAGGCCCAGTTTGACCGAGACCTGGCGGGACGGGACGAGATGGgcgaggagaagaagaggtcACTGATCAAACAG GTTcgggagatggagatggagctggaggatgagaggaagcagCGTTCCGCAGCGGTGGCCGCGCGCAAGAAGCTGGAGCTGGACTCTAAGGAGCTGGAAGCGGGCATTGACATGTCCAACAAGACCCGAGACGAGGCCCTGAAACAGCTGAAGAAACTCCAA GCCCAAATGAAGGATCTGATCCGGGAGCTGGACGACGCCCGCATGTCCAGAGAAGACATCCTCTCTCAAAGCAGGGAGTctgagaagaagctgaaggcCATGGAGACCGACATGCTCCAGATGCAGGAG GAGCTGGCTGCTGCAGACAGAGTGAAGAGACAGTCTCAGCAGGAGCGAGACGAACTGCAGGATGAGATCGGCAACCAGGCCGCCAAGAG CGCTCAGGccgcagaggagaggaggcgccTGGACGCTCGCATCGGTCAActggaggaagagctggaagaggagcagtGCAACACCGAGCTGACCAACGACAGGCTGAAGAAAGCAATGCTGCAG GCCGACCAGATGAGTGTGGAGCTGGCGGGGGAGCGGAGCGCCTCTCAGCGCGTGGAAGGTGCTCGTTCCCAGCTGGAGCGCCAGAACaaggagctgaagctgaagctccaGGAGCTGGAGGGAACCATCAAGTCCAAGTACAAGGCCAACATGACCACCCTGGAGGCGAAGATcgcccagctggaggagcagctggacatGGAGACCAG GGAGAGGCAGGGCGCCACCAAACTCGTGAGGCGCAccgagaagaaactgaaggaggtTATCCTGCAGGTGGACGACGAGAGACGCAACACGGAGCAGCACAAGGACCAG GTCGACAAGTTGAACTCTCGCATGAAGCAGCTGAAGCGtcagctggaggaggctgaggaaGAGGCTCAGAGGGCCAACGCCAACCGGAGGAAGAtgcagagggagctggaggacgtCACGGAGTCTGCCGACGCCATGAACCGGGAAGTCTCCTCCCTCAAGAGCAAGCTCAG aCGTGACATGCCTTACACCGTGCGCCGCTTCCCCCGCCCCGGCATTGAGAGCGATGAGGAGAGCGAGCCCAGGAGCGAGGCCTCTGAGCCCAAACCCGAATGA
- the LOC137905365 gene encoding mitochondrial glycine transporter A-like: MDISLTCPAIKAFLCGSFSGTCSTLLFQPLDLVKTRLQTLQSGVHSGVGRVGMVTVVQNVVKTERLLGLWKGISPSFARTIPGVGIYFSTYYSLKNHFFQDRNPGALGAMMLGGGARTLAGVLMLPVTVIKTRFECGMYNYGSVAGALRRVCQTEGPAALYSGLMATLLRDVPFSAVYVMFYSQTKALLPKDIGTSASAPLANFSCGILSGISASLITQPADVVKTRVQVNPQLRTPEAVRCIYLEHGLQGFFRGAVPRILRRTMMSALAWTVYEAMMIRMGFKS, translated from the exons ATGGACATATCGCTG acCTGCCCAGCTATCAAAGCCTTCCTGTGTGGCTCCTTCAGTGGGACATGCTCCACCCTGCTTTTCCAGCCTCTTGACTTGGTCAAGACCCGTCTGCAGACTTTGCAGAGTGGCGTGCATTCTGG CGTGGGCAGAGTTGGGATGGTGACCGTGGTCCAGAATGTGGTGAAGACAGAGAGGCTACTGGGCCTGTGGAAAGGGATTTCACCG TCTTTTGCTCGAACCATCCCAGGAGTCGGGATCTACTTCAGCACATATTACTCTCTGAAGAACCACTTCTTCCAGGACAGGAACCCGGGGGCCCTCGGGGCCATGATGCTGGGAGGAGGGGCACGGACTCTGGCCGGGGTCCTGATGCTACCAGTCACCGTCATTAAAACCCGCTTTGAg TGCGGCATGTACAATTACGGCAGCGTGGCGGGCGCTCTGCGCCGGGTGTGCCAGACTGAGGGTCCTGCAGCTCTGTACTCTGGCTTGATGGCCACTCTCCTCAGAGATGTTCCCTTCTCCGCCGTCTACGTCATGTTCTACAGCCAGACCAAGGCCTTATTGCCCAAAG ACATCGGCACGTCTGCCTCGGCCCCCCTGGCGAACTTCAGCTGTGGAATCCTCTCGGGAATATCGGCCTCCCTGATCACCCAGCCGGCCGATGTGGTCAAAACACGGGTTCAGGTGAATCCACAGCTGAGAACACCCGAGGCTGTCAGATGCATCTATTTG GAACATGGACTCCAGGGGTTCTTCAGAGGGGCAGTTCCACGGATACTGCGGCGGACCATGATGTCCGCCCTGGCATGGACGGTGTATGAGGCGATGATGATTCGTATGGGCTTCAAGTCCTGA